The window AGGAGATCTCCGACAGCACCGGGGTAGAGGACATGCTGGACCTGCCCGCCATCCGCCTGTTCAAGATCCGCGTGGACTTCGACCTCGCAGGCCGGCGTGAGGCGCGTGGCGAGGCGCCGCCGGTCTCGGTGCCAGCGGAGGTCGAGGCGATCGAGCCGACGGCCGAGGAGCGCGCCCTCATCCGCGTGCTCCAGGAGGACCTCTCCTCCGGGGCGCACCCCTTCGCAGACGTCGCGGATCGGCTGGCCGACGGCGGGGTCGCGGTGGACGAGGACTGGGTCGTCGAGCGCACGGCGGAGTGGGTGTCCTCGGGGGTGATCCGCAGGTTCGGAGCGGCGATCAGGCACCACGAGACCGGCTTCACCGCCAACGCGATGGGCGTGTGGGACTGCCCCGAGGAGCGCATCGAGGAGGCGGGGCGGATCATGGCGTCGTTCAAGGAGGTCAGCCACTGCTACCAGCGGCCGCGCGTGCCGCCCTGGCCGCACGACCTCTACACGATGATCCACGGCCGAAGCCGCGAGGAGTGCGAGCAGGTCGCAGAGCGCGTCCGCGAGGCGGTCGGCCTGCCCGCGCCGAGGCTGCTGTACTCGGTGCGCGAGTTCAAGAAGACCTCGATGCGCTACTTCGCCGAGGAGGGCTAGGCG is drawn from Coriobacteriia bacterium and contains these coding sequences:
- a CDS encoding Lrp/AsnC family transcriptional regulator, with amino-acid sequence MLDLPAIRLFKIRVDFDLAGRREARGEAPPVSVPAEVEAIEPTAEERALIRVLQEDLSSGAHPFADVADRLADGGVAVDEDWVVERTAEWVSSGVIRRFGAAIRHHETGFTANAMGVWDCPEERIEEAGRIMASFKEVSHCYQRPRVPPWPHDLYTMIHGRSREECEQVAERVREAVGLPAPRLLYSVREFKKTSMRYFAEEG